The following proteins are encoded in a genomic region of Arachis ipaensis cultivar K30076 chromosome B02, Araip1.1, whole genome shotgun sequence:
- the LOC110269195 gene encoding uncharacterized protein LOC110269195, which produces MNNTPLSLSLAKLKGHVERERHCTGSLARRRTIQGERHCRIKGNGSQVASWDHHSSQGATLRRDGTFKAGCRPFIVLDGTFLKGYFGGQLLTAVGQDANNQLFPIAYGVVDAETRENWRFFLEELHTDIGDYNENGWVFMFDQQKGLIPALQDVMPGVKHRFCCMHMWRNLNKRWKDKELKGAFWQYAKATTDQEFKDAMANVKRINKQAWEYLDKFEQEQWSRSKFSEWPKVDSLTSNNCESFNSTIVGLREKSILTMLEELRFYIMKTMATHKDALMAYTGHIAPIQVSRLEKEKNKLTTGRHSGVVMMNITNLKSESGNIESG; this is translated from the exons ATGAACAACACGCCTCTGAG TCTGTCACTAGCGAAACTCAAAGGTCACGTAGAGAGGGAGAGACATTGCACTGGAAGCTTGGCGCGAAGAAGAACGATACAAGGCGAGAGGCATTGTCGAATCAAGGGTAACGGTTCTCAAGTGGCATCGTGGGATCACCATTCTTCGCAAGGAGCGACCCTACGaagag ATGGGACGTTTAAAGCAGGGTGCAGACCCTTCATAGTGTTAGATGGGACGTTTCTGAAAGGCTACTTTGGAGGGCAGTTACTAACAGCAGTAGGTCAGGACGCGAATAACCAGCTTTTTCCAATTGCATACGGTGTTGTCGATGCAGAAACTCGGGAAAATTGGAGATTCTTTCTCGAGGAGTTACATACTGACATAGGGGACTATAATGAGAATGGCTGGGTTTTCATGTTCGACCAGCAAAAG GGATTGATACCAGCATTACAGGATGTGATGCCAGGTGTGAAGCACAGATTTTGTTGTATGCATATGTGGAGAAACCTGAACAAACGATGGAAGGATAAGGAGCTTAAGGGAGCATTCTGGCAATATGCAAAAGCAACTACTGATCAAGAATTCAAGGATGCAATGGCTAATGTGAAACGGATCAATAAACAGGCGTGGGAGTATTTGGATAAATTTGAGCAAGAACAGTGGTCGAGAAGCAAGTTTTCTGAATGGCCAAAGGTTGATAGCTTGACTAGCAACAACTGTGAATCGTTTAATTCAACCATTGTGGGTCTGCGGGAGAAAAGCATACTGACAATGCTTGAGGAGCTCAGGTTCTATATCATGAAGACGATGGCAACTCACAAGGACGCACTGATGGCTTACACTGGACATATAGCCCCTATACAAGTGAGTAGATTAGAGAAGGAAAAAAACAAGCTAACTACTGGGAGGCACAGTGGTGTGGTGATGATGAACATAACAAATTTGAAGTCAGAAAGTGGCAACATAGAGTCAGGGTGA